A window of the Thalassospira indica genome harbors these coding sequences:
- a CDS encoding response regulator, giving the protein MKSCLVVDDSKVIRMVARRILEEIGFAVVEAVDGQEALDKCLESMPDAVLLDWNMPVKSGIEFLRELRATPGGDDPVVVFCTTENDLEHIQEAITAGANEYIMKPFDSEIIQAKFEQVGLI; this is encoded by the coding sequence ATGAAGAGTTGTCTCGTCGTCGATGATTCGAAAGTCATCCGGATGGTAGCAAGACGCATTCTCGAGGAAATCGGGTTTGCGGTTGTAGAGGCAGTGGACGGTCAGGAGGCGCTTGATAAGTGCCTTGAGTCCATGCCCGACGCGGTTCTGCTTGATTGGAACATGCCCGTCAAAAGCGGGATAGAGTTCCTGCGTGAACTGCGTGCAACGCCTGGTGGCGATGATCCTGTTGTTGTGTTCTGTACAACTGAAAACGACCTTGAACACATTCAGGAAGCCATCACCGCTGGCGCGAACGAATACATCATGAAGCCGTTCGATAGCGAGATCATCCAGGCCAAGTTCGAGCAGGTCGGCCTGATCTAG
- a CDS encoding chemotaxis protein CheW yields the protein MSDKNALVPSQEKGGALELGGDSQDFVTANIGKQLFGIPVLTVQDVLGPQRITRIPLSPPEVAGSLNLRGRIVTAIDVRKRLGLRDREDDEPGMSIVVDEGGELYSLMVDQVGEVLSVPKKAFEQNPATLDPRWREFSDGIFRLDKKLLVILDVTRLLDFTSSIKQAG from the coding sequence ATGAGCGATAAAAACGCACTCGTCCCGAGCCAGGAAAAAGGCGGAGCCCTTGAACTTGGTGGTGACAGCCAGGATTTCGTGACCGCGAATATTGGCAAGCAGCTTTTCGGTATCCCTGTTCTGACCGTTCAGGATGTCCTGGGGCCGCAACGCATTACCCGTATCCCGCTTTCACCGCCGGAAGTGGCCGGATCGTTGAACCTGCGTGGTCGTATTGTGACCGCGATTGATGTCCGCAAACGTCTTGGTCTGCGTGACCGCGAAGACGATGAACCGGGCATGAGCATCGTTGTCGATGAAGGTGGCGAGCTTTACAGCCTGATGGTCGATCAGGTTGGAGAGGTTCTGAGCGTTCCGAAAAAGGCGTTCGAACAGAACCCGGCAACGCTTGATCCGCGCTGGCGCGAATTTTCGGACGGTATTTTCCGTCTCGACAAGAAGCTTCTGGTGATTCTCGACGTGACTCGTCTGCTTGATTTCACGTCTTCGATCAAGCAAGCCGGTTAA